In Seriola aureovittata isolate HTS-2021-v1 ecotype China chromosome 17, ASM2101889v1, whole genome shotgun sequence, a genomic segment contains:
- the nme3 gene encoding nucleoside diphosphate kinase 3 isoform X2 encodes MICLFLSIFANIFQSGWTGVNERTFIAVKPDGVQRKLVGEIVRRFEKKGFKLVGLKLIQASEDLLREHYWDLRSKPFFSGLITYMSSGPVVAMVWQGLDVVKTARKMLGETNPSDSLPGTIRGDYCVEVGRNVIHGSDSVVSAQKEISLWFRQNELQCWEDSSSHWIYN; translated from the exons ATGATCTGCCTGTTTCTGTCCATATTTGCTAACATCTTTCAGTCAG GGTGGACAGGGGTGAATGAACGCACCTTCATTGCTGTAAAACCTGATGGCGTGCAGCGGAAACTGGTGGGAGAAATTGTGCGTCGCTTTGAGAAGAAAGGATTTAAGCTGGTGGGCCTCAAACTTATTCAG GCATCGGAGGACCTTCTAAGGGAACATTACTGGGACCTGAGGAGTAAACCCTTTTTCAGTGGACTGATAACCTACATGAGCTCAGGACCAGTTGTTGCAATG gtgtggCAGGGTCTGGACGTGGTTAAGACTGCACGTAAGATGTTGGGAGAGACCAACCCTTCAGACTCGCTGCCGGGAACTATCCGGGGAGATTACTGTGTGGAAGTAGGCAG GAATGTGATCCACGGCAGCGACTCTGTGGTGAGCGCCCAGAAGGAAATCTCTCTGTGGTTTCGTCAGAACGAGCTTCAATGCTGGGAGGACAGCAGCAGCCACTGGATCTACAACTGA
- the nme3 gene encoding nucleoside diphosphate kinase 3 isoform X1, whose amino-acid sequence MGLKKRSQRDLHKLEDLVVKHARIGESGWTGVNERTFIAVKPDGVQRKLVGEIVRRFEKKGFKLVGLKLIQASEDLLREHYWDLRSKPFFSGLITYMSSGPVVAMVWQGLDVVKTARKMLGETNPSDSLPGTIRGDYCVEVGRNVIHGSDSVVSAQKEISLWFRQNELQCWEDSSSHWIYN is encoded by the exons ATGGGCctgaaaaaaaggtcacagcGAGATCTACATAAACTTGAGGATTTGGTGGTTAAACATGCACGGATCGGAGAATCTG GGTGGACAGGGGTGAATGAACGCACCTTCATTGCTGTAAAACCTGATGGCGTGCAGCGGAAACTGGTGGGAGAAATTGTGCGTCGCTTTGAGAAGAAAGGATTTAAGCTGGTGGGCCTCAAACTTATTCAG GCATCGGAGGACCTTCTAAGGGAACATTACTGGGACCTGAGGAGTAAACCCTTTTTCAGTGGACTGATAACCTACATGAGCTCAGGACCAGTTGTTGCAATG gtgtggCAGGGTCTGGACGTGGTTAAGACTGCACGTAAGATGTTGGGAGAGACCAACCCTTCAGACTCGCTGCCGGGAACTATCCGGGGAGATTACTGTGTGGAAGTAGGCAG GAATGTGATCCACGGCAGCGACTCTGTGGTGAGCGCCCAGAAGGAAATCTCTCTGTGGTTTCGTCAGAACGAGCTTCAATGCTGGGAGGACAGCAGCAGCCACTGGATCTACAACTGA
- the mrps34 gene encoding 28S ribosomal protein S34, mitochondrial has protein sequence MVKKKQLRLIAEMARKIRAYRELKSRPRESQKYALDYDTMKRPLTGKRLPVLAWPDVRRESRLFSLLAGMRLFGVGRLFTRKSWIEDHTEPCYWQITKVKVDYTSENMDHGKAWGVLTYKGKQESEVKEVDKVMYHDWRLVPKHIEQQFREFEPLPEPPVRYVPYPPLLRAMMLAQHKKATGTVLAEEPALPLKRQVQLNKDYFRRQEEERRSKEGTAV, from the exons atggtgaagaaaaaacaacttcGTCTCATAGCAGAAATGGCTCGGAAGATCCGGGCATATCGGGAGCTCAAGTCCCGGCCACGGGAGTCCCAGAAGTACGCCCTGGACTATGACACGATGAAACGGCCCCTCACGGGGAAGAGGCTGCCGGTGCTGGCATGGCCCGATGTCCGCAGGGAGAGCCGCCTCTTCTCCCTTCTGGCGGGCATGAGGCTGTTCGGAGTGGGCCGCCTCTTCACCCGCAAGTCCTGGATAGAGGACCACACTGAGCCCTGCTACTGGCAGATCACCAAAGTCAAGGTCGACTACACATCTGAG AACATGGATCATGGCAAGGCATGGGGCGTCCTCACCTACAAAG GAAAACAGGAGAGCGAGGTCAAGGAGGTGGACAAGGTGATGTACCATGACTGGAGGCTGGTTCCCAAACACATAGAGCAGCAGTTCAGGGAATTTGAGCCACTCCCTGAGCCACCTGTACGCTATGTCCCCTACCCCCCCCTGCTCCGCGCCATGATGCTGGCCCAGCACAAAAAAGCAACAGGCACAGTACTGGCAGAGGAGCCTGCCTTACCTTTAAAGAGGCAAGTCCAGCTCAACAAAGACTATTTCCGCAGGCAGGAAGAAGAGAGGCGGAGCAAAGAGGGGACAGCGGTGTGA
- the spsb3a gene encoding SPRY domain-containing SOCS box protein 3a encodes MSRRSRNSRAWRYVWGGIRRDADARALVLASESEEWSYDRLEYSDSDSEVDFSAVMVPPVPSAVPVTGESYCGCDSQAETSYNSRLRGFHQVKDCHCGEDDQEFDWVWDANSRSTATLLSCDNRKVNFHSEYSCGTAAIRGSKELAEGQHFWEIKMTSPVYGTDMMVGIGTSDVNLDKYRHTFCSLLGKDIDSWGLSYTGLLHHKGDKMNFSSRFGQGSIIGVHLDTWHGTLTFFKNRKCIGVAATELQNKRFYPMACSTAAKSSMKVIRSCSAPTSLLYLCCARLRQLLPDCIDTLDVLPLPPGLRQLLHNKLGWVLSLNSGTTDETADEPERPSQLPVPPLAGPSSSESDSEGCTSDPEACQRKRCRWT; translated from the exons ATGTCTAGACGGAGCAGGAACAGTCGTGCATGGAGATATGTCTGGGGTGGAATACGGCGGGATGCTGATGCCAGGGCACTTGTTTTGGCCTCTGAAAGTGAGGAATGGAGTTATGACCGACTAGAG TACAGTGATTCAGACTCTGAGGTGGACTTTTCAGCAGTGATGGTCCCTCCTGTCCCCAGTGCAGTGCCTGTCACCGGAGAGTCCTACTGTGGCTGCGATTCCCAGGCTGAGACCAGCTACAACTCTCGTCTGCGAGGATTTCACCAAGTCAAAGACTGCCACTGCGGAGAGGATGATCAAG AATTTGACTGGGTGTGGGATGCAAACAGCCGATCGACAGCAACATTACTGAGCTGCGACAATCGCAAAGTGAACTTCCACTCTGAATACAGCTGTGGTACAGCTGCGATCCGTGGCTCCAAAGAGCTGGCTGAAGGGCAGCACTTCTGGGAAATCAAGATGACATCCCCAGTTTATGGAACAGACATG ATGGTTGGCATCGGTACTTCTGATGTCAACCTagacaaatacagacacacgTTCTGCAGCCTGTTGGGAAAAGATATAGATAGCTGGGGTCTTTCTTACACAG gctTGTTGCATCATAAAGGAGACAAGATGAATTTCTCTTCTCGATTCGGACAGGGATCCATCATCGGAGTCCATCTGGACACGTGGCACGGCACACTTACTTTCTTCAAGAATAGGAAGTGCATAG GTGTTGCTGCCACAGAGCTACAAAATAAGAGGTTTTATCCGATGGCGTGCTCCACAGCAGCGAAAAGCAGCATGAAGGTGATCAGATCCTGCTCTGCGCCCACCTCTCTGCTATACCTTTGCTGCGCTCGCCTTCGCCAGCTGCTGCCGGACTGTATAGACACCCTGGACGTGTTGCCACTGCCGCCAGGACTTCGTCAGTTGCTCCACAACAAACTAGGTTGGGTGCTCAGTCTCAATAGTGGCACCACAGATGAAACCGCAGATGAGCCTGAGCGCCCCTCACAATTGCCTGTCCCGCCCTTAGCTGGACCATCCTCCTCTGAGAGTGACTCAGAGGGTTGTACGTCTGACCCTGAAGCCTGTCAGAGGAAAAGATGCCGCTGGACATGA
- the LOC130185077 gene encoding tubulin alpha-1C chain-like isoform X2 — protein MRECISIHVGQAGVQIGNACWELYCLEHGIQPDGQMPSDKTIGEGDDSFNTFFSETGAGKHVPRAVFVDLEPTVIDEVRTGTYRQLFHPEQLITGKEDAANNYARGHYTIGKEIIDLVLDRIRKLADQCTGLQGFLVFHSFGGGTGSGFTSLLMERLSVDYGKKSKLEFAIYPAPQVSTAVVEPYNAILTTHTTLEHSDCAFMVDNEAIYDICRRNLDIERPTYTNLNRLMSQIVSSITASLRFDGALNVDLTEFQTNLVPYPRIHFPLATYAPVISAEKAYHEQLTVAEITNACFEPSNQMVKCDPRHGKYMACCLLYRGDVVPKDVNAAICSIKTKRTIQFVDWCPTGFKVGINYQPPTVVPGGDLAKVQRAVCMLSNTTAIAEAWARLDHKFDLMYAKRAFVHWYVGEGMEEGEFSEAREDMAALEKDYEEVGLDSVEGEGEGENEGEY, from the exons ATG CGTGAGTGTATCTCAATCCACGTGGGTCAGGCTGGTGTCCAGATTGGCAATGCCTGCTGGGAGCTTTACTGTCTGGAACATGGGATTCAACCTGATGGTCAAATGCCGAGTGACAAGACCATTGGAGAAGGGGATGATTCCTTCAACACATTCTTCAGTGAGACTGGAGCTGGAAAGCATGTCCCCAGAGCTGTTTTTGTGGATCTGGAGCCCACTGTCATCG ATGAGGTGCGCACTGGGACCTACCGGCAGCTGTTCCACCCTGAGCAGCTGATCACTGGCAAGGAGGATGCTGCCAACAACTACGCCCGTGGACACTACACCATTGGCAAAGAGATAATTGACCTGGTGCTGGACAGGATCCGTAAATTG GCTGACCAGTGCACTGGTCTTCAGGGATTCCTGGTTTTCCACAGCTTTGGAGGTGGTACCGGCTCGGGCTTCACCTCCCTGCTGATGGAGCGTTTGTCTGTAGACTACGGCAAGAAGTCCAAGCTGGAGTTTGCCATCTACCCAGCTCCCCAGGTGTCCACTGCTGTGGTGGAGCCTTACAACGCCATcctgaccacacacaccaccctaGAGCACTCTGACTGTGCCTTCATGGTGGATAATGAGGCCATCTATGATATCTGTCGCAGGAACCTGGACATCGAGCGTCCTACCTACACCAACCTGAACAGGCTGATGAGTCAGATTGTGTCCTCCATTACTGCTTCCCTTCGTTTTGACGGTGCCCTTAATGTTGATCTTACAGAGTTTCAGACCAACTTGGTGCCATATCCCCGTATCCACTTCCCTCTTGCCACCTATGCCCCTGTCATCTCCGCTGAGAAGGCGTACCATGAGCAGTTGACAGTGGCAGAAATTACCAACGCCTGCTTTGAGCCATCCAATCAGATGGTAAAATGCGACCCTCGCCATGGCAAATACATGGCCTGCTGCCTTTTGTACCGTGGCGATGTGGTCCCCAAAGATGTCAATGCTGCCATTTGCAGTATTAAGACCAAGCGCACCATCCAGTTTGTGGACTGGTGTCCCACTGGTTTCAAGGTCGGCATCAACTACCAGCCCCCCACTGTAGTTCCTGGTGGAGACCTGGCCAAGGTCCAGAGGGCTGTGTGCATGCTGAGCAACACCACTGCTATTGCAGAGGCCTGGGCTCGGCTTGACCACAAGTTTGATTTGATGTACGCTAAGCGTGCCTTTGTCCACTGGTATGTAGGTGAGGGtatggaggagggagagttcTCTGAGGCCAGAGAGGACATGGCAGCTCTGGAGAAGGATTATGAGGAGGTTGGACTTGACTCTGTTgagggtgagggagagggagagaacgaGGGGGAGTATTAG
- the LOC130185077 gene encoding tubulin alpha-1C chain-like isoform X1: MLQMAFVLLQRECISIHVGQAGVQIGNACWELYCLEHGIQPDGQMPSDKTIGEGDDSFNTFFSETGAGKHVPRAVFVDLEPTVIDEVRTGTYRQLFHPEQLITGKEDAANNYARGHYTIGKEIIDLVLDRIRKLADQCTGLQGFLVFHSFGGGTGSGFTSLLMERLSVDYGKKSKLEFAIYPAPQVSTAVVEPYNAILTTHTTLEHSDCAFMVDNEAIYDICRRNLDIERPTYTNLNRLMSQIVSSITASLRFDGALNVDLTEFQTNLVPYPRIHFPLATYAPVISAEKAYHEQLTVAEITNACFEPSNQMVKCDPRHGKYMACCLLYRGDVVPKDVNAAICSIKTKRTIQFVDWCPTGFKVGINYQPPTVVPGGDLAKVQRAVCMLSNTTAIAEAWARLDHKFDLMYAKRAFVHWYVGEGMEEGEFSEAREDMAALEKDYEEVGLDSVEGEGEGENEGEY; this comes from the exons ATGTTACAAATGGCCTTTGTTTTGCTCCAGCGTGAGTGTATCTCAATCCACGTGGGTCAGGCTGGTGTCCAGATTGGCAATGCCTGCTGGGAGCTTTACTGTCTGGAACATGGGATTCAACCTGATGGTCAAATGCCGAGTGACAAGACCATTGGAGAAGGGGATGATTCCTTCAACACATTCTTCAGTGAGACTGGAGCTGGAAAGCATGTCCCCAGAGCTGTTTTTGTGGATCTGGAGCCCACTGTCATCG ATGAGGTGCGCACTGGGACCTACCGGCAGCTGTTCCACCCTGAGCAGCTGATCACTGGCAAGGAGGATGCTGCCAACAACTACGCCCGTGGACACTACACCATTGGCAAAGAGATAATTGACCTGGTGCTGGACAGGATCCGTAAATTG GCTGACCAGTGCACTGGTCTTCAGGGATTCCTGGTTTTCCACAGCTTTGGAGGTGGTACCGGCTCGGGCTTCACCTCCCTGCTGATGGAGCGTTTGTCTGTAGACTACGGCAAGAAGTCCAAGCTGGAGTTTGCCATCTACCCAGCTCCCCAGGTGTCCACTGCTGTGGTGGAGCCTTACAACGCCATcctgaccacacacaccaccctaGAGCACTCTGACTGTGCCTTCATGGTGGATAATGAGGCCATCTATGATATCTGTCGCAGGAACCTGGACATCGAGCGTCCTACCTACACCAACCTGAACAGGCTGATGAGTCAGATTGTGTCCTCCATTACTGCTTCCCTTCGTTTTGACGGTGCCCTTAATGTTGATCTTACAGAGTTTCAGACCAACTTGGTGCCATATCCCCGTATCCACTTCCCTCTTGCCACCTATGCCCCTGTCATCTCCGCTGAGAAGGCGTACCATGAGCAGTTGACAGTGGCAGAAATTACCAACGCCTGCTTTGAGCCATCCAATCAGATGGTAAAATGCGACCCTCGCCATGGCAAATACATGGCCTGCTGCCTTTTGTACCGTGGCGATGTGGTCCCCAAAGATGTCAATGCTGCCATTTGCAGTATTAAGACCAAGCGCACCATCCAGTTTGTGGACTGGTGTCCCACTGGTTTCAAGGTCGGCATCAACTACCAGCCCCCCACTGTAGTTCCTGGTGGAGACCTGGCCAAGGTCCAGAGGGCTGTGTGCATGCTGAGCAACACCACTGCTATTGCAGAGGCCTGGGCTCGGCTTGACCACAAGTTTGATTTGATGTACGCTAAGCGTGCCTTTGTCCACTGGTATGTAGGTGAGGGtatggaggagggagagttcTCTGAGGCCAGAGAGGACATGGCAGCTCTGGAGAAGGATTATGAGGAGGTTGGACTTGACTCTGTTgagggtgagggagagggagagaacgaGGGGGAGTATTAG
- the LOC130185123 gene encoding tubulin alpha-1C chain-like: protein MRECISIHVGQAGVQIGNACWELYCLEHGIQPDGQMPSDKTIGEGDDSFNTFFSETGAGKHVPRAVFVDLEPTVIDEVRTGTYRQLFHPEQLITGKEDAANNYARGHYTIGKEIIDLVLDRIRKLADQCTGLQGFLVFHSFGGGTGSGFTSLLMERLSVDYGKKSKLEFSIYPAPQVSTAVVEPYNSILTTHTTLEHSDCAFMVDNEAIYDICRRNLDIERPTYTNLNRLMSQIVSSITASLRFDGALNVDLTEFQTNLVPYPRIHFPLATYAPVISAEKAYHEQLTVAEITNACFEPSNQMVKCDPRHGKYMACCLLYRGDVVPKDVNAAICSIKTKRTIQFVDWCPTGFKVGINYQPPTVVPGGDLAKVQRAVCMLSNTTAIAEAWARLDHKFDLMYAKRAFVHWYVGEGMEEGEFSEAREDMAALEKDYEEVGLDSVEGEGEGENEGEY, encoded by the exons ATG CGTGAGTGTATCTCAATCCACGTGGGTCAGGCTGGTGTCCAGATTGGCAATGCCTGCTGGGAGCTTTACTGCCTAGAACATGGGATTCAACCTGATGGTCAAATGCCGAGTGACAAGACCATTGGAGAAGGGGATGATTCCTTCAACACATTCTTCAGTGAGACTGGAGCTGGAAAGCATGTCCCCAGAGCTGTTTTTGTGGATCTGGAGCCCACTGTCATCG ATGAGGTGCGCACTGGGACCTACCGGCAGCTGTTCCACCCTGAGCAGCTGATCACTGGCAAGGAGGATGCTGCCAACAACTACGCCCGTGGACACTACACCATTGGCAAAGAGATAATTGACCTGGTGCTGGACAGGATCCGTAAATTG GCTGACCAGTGCACTGGTCTTCAGGGATTCCTGGTTTTCCACAGCTTTGGAGGTGGTACCGGCTCGGGCTTCACCTCCCTGCTGATGGAGCGTTTGTCTGTAGACTACGGCAAGAAGTCCAAGCTGGAGTTCTCCATCTACCCAGCTCCCCAGGTGTCCACTGCTGTGGTGGAGCCTTACAACTCCATcctgaccacacacaccaccctaGAGCACTCTGACTGTGCCTTCATGGTGGATAATGAGGCCATCTATGATATCTGTCGCAGGAACCTGGACATCGAGCGTCCTACCTACACCAACCTGAACAGGCTGATGAGTCAGATTGTGTCCTCCATTACTGCTTCCCTTCGTTTTGACGGTGCCCTTAATGTTGATCTTACAGAGTTTCAGACCAACTTGGTGCCATATCCCCGTATCCACTTCCCTCTTGCCACCTATGCCCCTGTCATCTCCGCTGAGAAGGCGTACCATGAGCAGTTGACAGTGGCAGAAATTACCAACGCCTGCTTTGAGCCATCCAATCAGATGGTAAAATGCGACCCTCGCCACGGCAAATACATGGCCTGCTGCCTTTTGTACCGTGGCGATGTGGTCCCCAAAGATGTCAACGCTGCCATTTGCAGTATTAAGACCAAGCGCACCATCCAGTTTGTGGACTGGTGTCCCACTGGTTTCAAGGTCGGCATCAACTACCAGCCCCCCACTGTAGTTCCTGGTGGAGACCTGGCCAAGGTCCAGAGGGCTGTGTGCATGCTGAGCAACACCACTGCTATTGCAGAGGCCTGGGCTCGGCTTGACCACAAGTTTGATTTGATGTACGCTAAGCGTGCCTTTGTCCACTGGTATGTAGGTGAGGGtatggaggagggagagttcTCTGAGGCCAGAGAGGACATGGCAGCTCTGGAGAAGGATTATGAGGAGGTTGGACTTGACTCTGTTgagggtgagggagagggagagaacgaGGGGGAGTATTAG